aggaaaatattttcttttaaaaaaattctagaaTCTAGATGATGTAAAATAACTTCCACgaaaaagaaactaaagttattttcCCTATCTTAAAGAAATGGAAACACCGAAGCTAAGCAATCACACACACAGAGACATACGCTAAGACAAAAAAACTCGGGCAGACTCAAATCTGAGGAGATTAACTAATCTAGATTCAAAGGGCTGTTCGAGATCCATAGTGGAATCACCATGAAATTGGATGATATATTTACGAGTATATGTTGATTATTTCGGGCTGTTGTCCTGTACATTTGGGTGAAAGTTGGTTATGGCTATTTTCCTATCAAAGATTTTCCATGAAAGGCTTTTTCcgaagaaaaatattttgctcCCCTCCAAACGGACCCCAAGTGTTTTAACTTCAACCCTTTTCTGTTGTAATTCTGACATTCACCATAGCAGACAGTGTTTTAAAGTGTTATAGCCTTAACCGTTCTGTCAGTTTTAAAGTGTTGTGACTTCAACCCTTCTGTCGAAATTCTGATATTGACCATTTACCATGCGCGTCTGCTTACATATGATTGGAAGCAATACTTTGTCCAAAAAATTAGGAAGAGCAACGGAACAAATGTCTCGGCATATTGGAATCAAAATATTTGAGATCATAATCTCCACAACAGGCTGTATTTTTACTTACACGCTCAAAAGTTCTCGTGCAAATTATCTTTATGACTTCAGCCGCAGCTAGTACTGGACGAATATGAAGCGAAGAAACCTTCGAGAATTCTTGGATGAGGATCTTCAATTGTCAAATTACCTAATAGAAGAGAAGGATAAAGAACACCATTGATTCCCCCTACAGGCTGAACACAGAATGAGCAGAACCATGCGggttttaaataaaaaaatccaaTGAATCAATAGGCAAAGTTGAGCTTTAGCTATAGGTATTGCATGAGCAATTTAAATTAAACTCAGAGTCCAGGTATAGATTCCAGATTGTATTTCTCTGAAGCAGGAAGTGAAGTTGATGTCGAAGTTTCAGCCTCGTGATTCTCAAGCACTTTTGGCTTATTCATGGCATCAAGACTTTGCAAGTAGTTATAAGAAGCACTGCGATTTGATGAGGGACCTGGGTTGCTGATTCTGCTGGCAAGGAAACGCCGAATCAAACCCCTGAGGAACGGAGCCATGGTGTCTGGTTCATGTTCTAGGTAGTACATTATTCCACCCATACATAAACAGAAGAGAGCTACCTGCAAACAGTTGAGTGCAATAATGATGAAACTATTTCTCCTACTAATTCTTGCTGGTCTAAGAATTATCTAATCTGTGATTTATCTAATCATAATAGCGAacttattttggttgataaaaCATTTATTCAATAGAGTATCAAAACTCCTGTTCTATAAGTGATTTATCAAACCTAATCACATAGATCTTGATATCCCAATAAATGTTTCAAATATAAAATGAGGGCACATGATATCCAGAGACAATAAAGACAACATGGACAaattataaaaacaaaaaaagcaaGCATAAAAGATGTGGAAATGAAAGTAGATGGAAAAACTATCCAAGAAGATATGCTTAGGAGGGAGGATGGGCGTATGATTGTGAGGGGGAAGAGGGTAGGGACCATTGCAGTTTGGGCTACCGCTACATCCAGATCAAAGGCAATACCTCAGCATTCTTTAGGTAAGGCAGCAAATGTCGGTTCACTAAAATATACCACAAAGAATCCCCAGCTCGTGGAAGAACATACAATGCAAGTTCTCCACGTCTAGCTTTCTTCTCCAGCAGAACAGAAAGGCCAGACATCAAACCTGCAAACCAATAAACAAGCTTGTGGTCCTTCACTGCCACTTTTCTGTGCAAACATATGACAGCCTTCAACAGGAAAGGAGAAACCAATTAACAAACCCACCAGAGCTGTTTAAACTACAAAGTTAATATGAGGTAAACAAGCTACCTGGAAGATTCCCACAAAAGCAGACAAGAAAGTTGTTGAGCGGACAGCTCCTGTAACAGCATGCCAACAGGTTCGAATTGGGGCATCCATAAACTGAGAAGAATGCACATACAAAATATATGTACTTAAAACATTGAGATCATTATACATAAAAAGAATTTATTTAAACTGCATCATCTCTTCAAGAAATGCCTAAATGGGTGAAATTTTGAGAATAAAGGTATATCTATATGATGTCCTAAAATGCTGGTGTAAAATATGGTAAGTACAATCTgcttcatcaaaaaaaaaaaaaatattatggcAGATCACCTAATTGTTGTTACGTGATACCATCTTTACATGCAATCTCACTTAGTACAGCCTAAAAATGCTAATCCCAACCTCAACTCTCAACTTTCCAAAAGAATGCAAGGGAATACAGGTAGGGGTGATGAAGGCAGAGTATTTTATATGTTTTAACTTGAGAATCAATTTGACAAGTTAGTACATCAAACTGATAAATCATGTTCAAGATTTAAAGGTTATGTACCTTTTGTAGGCGTAGGACAACAAATGGCACAAAAGTCAAAGAGAAGTACAAAGGAAATGTTTTCCTGAAAGTATCCGTCAATGCTTTGGTATTGTGCTTTAAACATGAGTTTGTATCTGGATGAATTATAGAGCAGGGTATGATAGACGGATATTCTTCCAACTTCAAAATGTTGGAGCCCCTTCGCCTGGATAAGTAAGAAGACAACGACGCAACATCTACTGGAGAACCTCGACAGCATTCCCTAACAGCTTTGTACACAGGATGTGCAACCGGCCCAGTTTTCTGAATAAAATCTTGGTATGATTTCGGCAGGCTCTCAGGACGCATTACAAAAGCATACATAACCTGGAATATGAAGTTGTGCTTAAGAACCATACACATGGATGATTTCAATAACACAGCTAATTAATACCTCCAGGAAAAAGTAACCAGAAATTGAAGTCTTTACAACAGCATCATTTAATCCCTTGTTTGATTAAGTTGTCTTGGAAATTCCTTttacaaaaacttttctttttatcCAGTAACAAACAAGAAGCACAAGGCAATCCATGAGAAGTTTGATGCCCACAAAGGGGTCTTAATGGGACAACAGAGCTGGAGGATGCCACAGCGCTTTATCAGTTACAAAATGGATTCCGTAGATCTAATTATGATATGTGAAATCATTATTTAAGGATGGAGACTATAAATCACCTGAGCACAAGCAATAGAAAAGAGTAAAGAATCTCCATGACCCCAATGGCTCCCCCAGAGGTGGAACTTGTTGTTGGATTTTGCAGAGTTATACGCACActgagaaaataaacaaactaattACACTGCCCACAGACAAATAAAAGATGAACAAAAGATTCAATCAAATGGTCCAATTATCTATACAACAGCTAATTGCAATCCTGAATATTGCTTCTCAGGAGAAGGGCAAGGAAAACTTctcctttttctattttttgtttctttatctcttttttttccttttggttttgAGGAGtgggtggtttttttttttttttgggggtggggggggggggtggaaGCGAGTGTAGGAAAACAAGATTTAGCATGTTTATACCTGCGCAACTCTAGCCAAAAGATACAAGGCAAGTGTTCGCCTCCGACTGGAATCATCTAATGCTAATATGGACAAACCTGCTATTGAACCTGCTAAAATTCTGCTCCATCACCCCCTTTGTTAATGCCACGTATGTGGAATATGATACTTCATGCATTCAAGTTAACTTTAATATTCATTTGCCAAGAAAAGGATACAAGACAAGATATAGGGAGAGGTTTAAGTCTAAAACAGCATTAAAAAAAGGTTTGAGAAGGTAAACTTACGCATTCATTGGGGTCTCTTTCTTCCTCAACTTTCTTAACAAACACCTAAGAGCATGATAGGAACCGGTAAATCCACCAAAAAGCAAACCAATTCGGCATGCTTCTTCTCTTACAATAAGATCTTTCTCTGAGACAAGTTGCTGCAATCAAGATTTATGACTAATAATAAGCTAATAAGAAATCCTTAAATGGgcatacaaaacaataaaatattaTCATGTAGTATTGCAAAATTCCACCATGTTGACAAAAACCACAAGACTATTACAGCAGCATAATAATGGACTGGATTCATAAAAATAAACCACTCATCTAATCTGCTCATAAAAAATCATAAAGCAGAAATCTTTAAACTCTTGAAGGCCACAACAAACTGTCATCTATGTCATATTAATCCATAAATCTTGAAGACAATGAATTATGGTCTACAATCTCATGCTTGAAATATGACTGGATATAATTGCTGAACCGAATAAATGCTGTGTCTCTTGTTATTTGAGTGACTTACAAAGAGTTATAAAAGCAGACAATTTGTTCGGTAAAAGCCGATAGGAATCCATCATGTAAATTAATGCCCATAAGGATTATCTAGTATCCAAAAGCACTTAATTCATTCTGAGTGTAGTTAGAGATGAAATCT
This portion of the Coffea arabica cultivar ET-39 chromosome 2e, Coffea Arabica ET-39 HiFi, whole genome shotgun sequence genome encodes:
- the LOC113727350 gene encoding uncharacterized protein codes for the protein MRSPSSSSSSSPLHPPQKHASESFAGGAVAERRLREAEERLRDAIEELQRRQRSARGLHPPCDHADESCVTNAIGNLCQSFLLSYGVRVGIGILLRAFKLVRRQSYSSLLDLKQLVSEKDLIVREEACRIGLLFGGFTGSYHALRCLLRKLRKKETPMNAILAGSIAGLSILALDDSSRRRTLALYLLARVAQCAYNSAKSNNKFHLWGSHWGHGDSLLFSIACAQVMYAFVMRPESLPKSYQDFIQKTGPVAHPVYKAVRECCRGSPVDVASLSSYLSRRRGSNILKLEEYPSIIPCSIIHPDTNSCLKHNTKALTDTFRKTFPLYFSLTFVPFVVLRLQKFMDAPIRTCWHAVTGAVRSTTFLSAFVGIFQAVICLHRKVAVKDHKLVYWFAGLMSGLSVLLEKKARRGELALYVLPRAGDSLWYILVNRHLLPYLKNAEVALFCLCMGGIMYYLEHEPDTMAPFLRGLIRRFLASRISNPGPSSNRSASYNYLQSLDAMNKPKVLENHEAETSTSTSLPASEKYNLESIPGL